A region of the Curvibacter sp. AEP1-3 genome:
CTGAAGCAAAACTTCACGTGGACGGCGAAGTCACTCGACAAATTGCGATTTGCGCAGGTGGGCCTAAGACTGTCTACTTTGACCCCGTTAATCCAGCTTTGATTTGCATTGAAGTCAATTATCTAATTGACGCTTTTTTGGACGGGGTCATGCAATTTACAAGGGACCTGGAAGGGTCCGACCAAGCGTACCGGAACCTTGTAAACGAAAGACTCCATCAAATGATGGATGTATTCACAAGAACTGAGCCTTAAGCAAAGTTTCGTTGGAAGTACAGAATGTCCTCTAGCGCTATAGGCGCCTTTGCCAGTCCCAGCCGCATGGCCGGCGTTTGCTTATCGTCTCCCGGCTTGCAGTAGTTGTAGAAAACCCTAAATATCTCCAACGCTTTAGCCAGATTCTCCGGGTTGTAGGCGCTGTATCCATACCAAGTGCGGCCTTCAGAGCTGGCGGTGTGGATGGACCGCTCTGCAAGCGATAGCCGTCGTCGGGCCTGCATGAAGAACCGGTCGACGGCATGCAGACTGGCCTTCAGGTACAGCCGGGCTTGATGGTCTTCTTCGTAGTCGCCCATATCAGTGAGCCAGCAGACCTTTTTAGCGGGTTCACTCATGTTAGGCATAGGGTGGTTCACCCAGAGGTCCTTGTAGACACCCATCTCTACGGGGTTGGCCATCTCTATCTTCATCATCAGCAGTCGAAGGTGCTCGTCTTCCACTCCGGGATACGCTGCGGCGATGTCTCGCATCCGTGCCTTTGCCCTGGCAACCGCGGCCTCTTTCTGGTTAACGGTTGCCTCCTTCATGACAGACACAAACCAAGCGTCGGCGGTTCGCTGCTTCACGCGCTCGGCAAAGGCGCCTAAGAAAGCCGCGCGCATGCCGCTGTCCTGGTCCATGTAACAGCGCACCTTCTCCGCGTTCTGCAGCAAGGTAGCAAGCAGGTGGAAGTGGCCGTGCAAGGTGTATTGGTCCTTGATTTGCACGCCTTTGCTTGGGAGGGTCGTTTCTGTACTAGCGTCTTCTGCTTCGATATCTTCCCGAGCCTGGGCGTCCTCGTAGTGTGCGTGGATGTCTTCCTCTAGGCCTTCCTCGAAGGCCGCGGACTTGTAGCGCTTGGACTTGGACTTTCGAAGCTTGGAGTCCTCTACAGCGGCTTCGTAGTCAGACGACAGCCAGACCCGGGCAAACTTCCGGTAGGCTTCGTACTCCCCTAAATCGCCATTCAAGGTAGCTTCCGCCTCTACCTTGTTCGCGTCCATCGCAGCGTCAAAGTTCACGTTAAAGCCGAAGACATAACCCGAGGTCAGGTCCGCACTGGCTACCGCGGTCAAGGCGACGTTACGCCGGTCCTTGCGAGTCGACCAATTGACGTTGTGCACCTGGCGGTCCAGCGCAATGTACATGGAGGGCAGCGCCATCCCCTGCACCAGTTGTTGCTCTCGCTTTCCTGCGAAAGCCATGCATTGGCGGTGAATGAGGGCTATCTTGCCGTAGACGCTTTTAGGGTCCAGCCCCGTTACCTCGGAGATACGCTTGAGCGGCATCTTGTTCATGAGGAGCGCGAACACCTCCCGATTCTTGTGAGGCTTTCGTTGGCGGGCATGTGGGGCGGCTGCGCCCGCAAAGGTCTTACGGCAGGCGTTACAGCGCCAGCGAGGGGTTCCTGATGGCGTTTTGCCATTGCGCACGTAGAAGCCCGGCGTCTCTACCGGAACCTTACGGCTGGTGCAGACATCGTTCGGGCAGCAGGTCTGCTTGGCATCGAAGATATGCGCGGACAGCCGGCCTAATTCCTGGGCGATGGCCTCGTTACTGCGCAATGGATTCTTGCTGCCACACATTCCACACACCATGCGCGCGTTATCCCGATTGCTGCTGGCCCGGATGTAGTCGCCAGCTTGAGAACTTGTTCCTTTGGGCCTACGAACGCGATTGAGCGTCTCTTGGACTCCAAAAGCCGCGCATTTGATGTTTTTGCAGAAGTTGACCTGGACCCCCGAGAAGGGCTCGGGGAAGCGGTAACCTGCCGGAGAAATCTTCGACAAGAAAAAGCCCTCTAAACCGTTGCGGTTCAGAGGGCATCTTAGGTAATCAAGCCAAAATCGTCAACACTTTAAGCCACCGGCTAGGCGCGAGCCGGCGGGGCTTTTTTACGTCGGCACTTGGCGTTGTGCAGACCGGTGATGGTGGTGTGTCAGGACATGCCGTTACGGCTGGCCAGTTCCACAAACAAGCCGGCGTGGTCCAGTTCGGACAGGCCGTGCTCGATGCCTTCGGCATATAACTTTTCAAACAAGGTAGTAATCGGCGCATCAAAGCCCACCTCAGAGGCCGTGGCCAAGGCGTTACGCAGGTCCTTGATTTGCACGGTCATGCGGGCGCGGGGTGCAAAGTCGCGATCTACCATGCGCTGGCCGTGGACCTGCAGGATGCGGCTGTCCGCAAAACCGCCGGTGATGGCTTCTTTCACCTTGCCCATATTGGCACCGCCGCGTTCACACAGAAGCAGGGCTTCGGCCACGATGCCGATGGTGGCGCCCACGATCATCTGGTTGGCCAGCTTGGTAAGTTGGCCGGAGCCGATGGGCCCCACATGGGTGGGGCGGCCGAAGATTTTGAGCACCGGCATGGCGCGCTCGAAGTTGGTGGCCTTGCCACCGGCCATGATGGCCAGCGTACCTTGCTCTGCCCCCAGCGTGCCGCCGGAGACAGGTGCATCCAGATAGTCCACACCGCGCTCGCTCAGGCGGGCGGCATGGTCGCGGGCTTCTACGGGTTTGATGGAAGACATGTCCACCAGCAGTGTCCCCTGTTTGATGGCGTCTGCCGCGCCCAATTCAAACAACACGTGGCTGACGATGCCGCCGTGGTCCAGCATGGTGATGACCATGTCGGCCTCAGCGACGGCATGGGCGGCTGTGGGGTGAACGATGGCGCCGAATGCGATGAGGCGTTCCGCTTTGGCGGGGGTACGGTTCCAGACGTGGACAGTGTGGCCGGCTTCACAAAGGCGGCGCCCCATGGGAAACCCCATGAGACCGATGCCGAGAAGTGCTATTTTCATGGTGTCAGTGTGCTCCTGCACCTGAGAATAGCGCCGCCCCGTGAGGGGGGGAGAGGGTTTGTACCGTGAAGGCTGTCGAGGTGCTGACAGCCTTCACCGCAGCGGCTTACATCAGCAGATGTTCGCCCGCGTTGTCGCCGCCCAGGGTCACGTAGTTCACCTTGCGGATGTCCATGAGTTTCTTGCCACCGGCATAGCTGATGGAGCTTTGCACGTCCTGCTCCATTTCAATCAGCGTATCGGCCAGCTTGCCCTTGATGGGTTCCAGGATGCGCTTGCCTTCAACGTGCTTGTATTCGCCCTTGTTGAAGTCGCTGGCCGAGCCGTAGTACTCCTTGAACATGGCGCCATCGACTTCCACCGTTTTGCCGGGCGACTCTTCGTGGCCAGCAAACAGGGAGCCGATCATGACCATGCTGGCGCCGAAGCGGATGCTCTTGGCAATGTCACCATGGCTGCGGATGCCACCGTCGGCAATGATGGGCTTGGTGGCTACACGGGCACACCACTTGAGCGCGCTGAGCTGCCAGCCGCCGGTGCCGAAACCTGTCTTGAGCTTGGTGATGCAGACCTTGCCCGGGCCCACGCCGACCTTGGTGGCGTCCGCACCCCAGTTTTCCAGGTCAATCACCGCTTCGGGGGTGGCTACGTTGCCGGCAATCACAAAGCTGCCGGGCAGGTGTTTCTTGAGGTAGATGATCATGTCGCGCACGCTGTCGGCATGGCCGTGGGCGATGTCGATGGTGATGTACTCGGGTGTCAGGCCCAGGGCGACCAGTTGGTCCACCGTGGCGTAGTCCGGCTTCTTCACACCCAGCGAAATGGAGGCAAACAGGTCCTTGGCGTGCATCTCCTGCACAAACTTCACGTTGTCCAGATCAAAGCGGTGCATCACGTAAAAGTAGCCATTGCGCGCCAGCCATTCGCAGATGGACTCGTCCACCACGGTTTTCATGTTGGCGGGTACTACCGGCAGGCGGAATTTGCGGCTGCCCAGCTCGACGCCGGCATCGCATTCAGAACGGCTCTCCACCCGGCATTTGCGGGGCAGCAAGAGGATGTTGTCGTAGTCAAAAATTTCCATGGTTCCCAAGCTCCTATCCAAAGTTTCAATACAAAACACTGAGCACTTGGACTGGCACCGGCCATAAAAAAACCGGGTGCCAATTGCTTGGGCCCGGTGCTTGATTGTAGAAAGGTTGCGGCCGGCGCGGTATATGAATTTGCTTATGGCCGCCAAAATGTGGCGCACAAGGGAATCGTGTATGCCGCGGGTGTGGGCTCGCCGCCTTTCTACAATCACCCCATGCATTCTTTCGCCGCCGCTGGCTCCACTCCCCCCCTGTTACACAACCTGAACCCGGAGCAGCTGGCCGCTGTGACCCTGCCTGCCGAGCACGCGCTCATTCTGGCGGGGGCAGGTTCTGGCAAAACGCGGGTGCTTACCACCCGCATCGCTTGGCTCTTGCAGAACGGCTATGTCTCACCCGGCGGCATCTTGGCGGTCACCTTTACCAACAAGGCGGCCAAGGAAATGATGACGCGTCTCTCCGCCATGTTGCCGGTGAACGTGCGGGGCATGTGGATTGGCACCTTTCACGGCCTGTGCAACCGCTTCCTGCGTGCGCATTACAAAAATGCCGGCTTGCCACAGGCCTTCCAGATCCTGGATACGCAAGACCAGCTCAGCGCCATCAAGCGCCTGTGCAAGCAATACAAGATTGACGATGAGCGTTTTCCGCCCAAGCAGATGGCCTGGTTCATCGGCAACTGCAAGGAAGAGGGGCTGCGCCCCAAAGACGTGGTGGCCAGTGACCCGGACACCCGCAAGAAAATCGAGATTTACCAGCTCTACGAAGACCAGTGCCAGCGCGAAGGCGTGGTGGACTTTGGCGAGCTGATGCTGCGCAGTTACGAACTGCTGCGCGACAACGCGCCCATCCGCGAGCACTACCAGCGGCGCTTTCGCCACATCCTGATCGACGAGTTTCAAGACACCAACAAGCTGCAATACGCCTGGATCAAGATGATTGCCGGTGTGGGGCAGGGCGGCAGTGATGCGGGTGCTGGCTCGGTGCTGGCGGTGGGCGATGACGACCAGAGCATTTACGCCTTCCGCGGTGCGCGGGTGGGCAACATGACGGACTTTGTGCGCGAGTTCGCGGTGCGCCAGCAGATCAAGCTGGAGCAAAACTACCGCAGCTACAGCAACATTCTGGACAGCGCCAACGCGCTCATCAGCCACAACAGCCGCCGCTTGGGCAAAAACCTGCGCACCGAGCAGGGCGCCGGCGAGCCGGTACGGGTGTACGAGGCGCCCAGCGACTTTGCCGAGGCGCAGTGGATGGTGGATGAGATGAAACAGCTCATCCGCGACGATGTGCCGCGCTCCGAGATTGCCGTGCTCTACCGCAGCAACGCGCAAAGCCGCGTGATTGAAACCGGGCTGTTCAACGCCGGCATTCCTTACCGCGTGTATGGCGGCCTGCGATTCTTCGAGCGGGCTGAAATCAAGCACGCGCTGGCGTATCTGCGCCTCTTGGAGAACCCCAACGACGACACCAGCTTTTTGCGGGTGGTCAACTTTCCGGCGCGCGGCATCGGTGCGCGCAGCATCGAGCAGTTGCAAGACCTGGCCAAGGCAACGGGCTGCTCGCTGCACGACGCAGTGAGCACGCTGACCGGCCGCCCCGGCGCCGTGATTGCCGGCTTTGTGGCCAAGCTCGATGTCATGCGCGAGCAGACTGCCGACCTGAACCTCAAAGACATCATCAAGCTGATGCTGGAGCACAGCGGCCTGCTGGAGCACTACCGCAACGAGCGCGAAGGCGAAGACCGCGTCGAGAACTTGGACGAATTGGTCAACGCCGCCGAGAGCTTTGTGATGCAAGAGGGCTTCGGCCGCGAAGCCCCCGGCATGGCGCCGCTGGTCAGCAGCCCCGAGGCCTTGCTGAGCCAGAGCCCTGCCAGCCAGGGTTTGAGTGGCGAGGCCTTGATGACCGGCACGGATGCAGCACCCGATGAATTCGGCGACACCGGCGAAACCCTCTCTCCCTTGCAAGCCTTCCTGACCCACGCCGCGCTGGAAGCGGGCGACAACATGGCCGCTGCAGGGCAGGACGCCATCCAGCTCATGACCGTGCACTCCAGCAAGGGCCTGGAGTTCGACTGCGTGTTCATCACCGGCATGGAAGAGGGCTTGTTTCCCCACGAAAACTCCATGAGCGACCATGACGGGCTGGAAGAAGAGCGCCGCTTGGCCTACGTGGCCATCACCCGCGCGCGCAAGCGCCTGTATCTCAGCCACTCGCAGACGCGCATGCTGCACGGGCAGACGCGCTACAACCTCAAGAGCCGCTTCTTTGACGAGCTGCCCGAGGAATGCCTGAAGTACCTCACCCCCAAGCAGCAGGCGATGCCCGCAGGTGGTGGCATGGGCGGCGGTTTTGGCGGAGGAAGCTATGGCGGCGGGTCCGGCAACAGCTGGGGTGGCGGAGGATATGCTACGAATTCAGGAGCAGTTCGCGCATATTCCACGGGCGCTGGAAGCACATTTGGCGCGTATTCCGCCCCGCAGAAGGAAGTGGTGCGCAAAGAGGAGCCCACCGGCCTGCGCAAGGGGCAAAAAGTGTTTCATGCCAAATTCGGCGAGGGCATGGTGCTCACCCTGGAAGGTGCGGGTGACGATGCACGCGCACAGATCAACTTCCCCCGCCACGGCACCAAGTGGCTGGCGCTGAGCGTGGCCAAGCTCACGCCGGTACCTTGACTTTTTGGAGACCCCGATGAGCCTGGACATTGCGAACACCCCACCGGCGCCGTACTACGCCGTCATCTTCACCAGCCTGCGTACCGCCGTCGATGAGGGCTATGGCGACATGGCCGAAAAGATGGTGGCGCTCGCCGCGCAGCAGCCCGGTTTTCTGGGCGTAGAGTCCGCGCGCGACGGGCTGGGTATCACCGTGTCGTACTGGAAAGATCTCGAGTCCATCCGCGCCTGGAAGGCCCATGCCGAGCACCAGGTCGCGCAGCAGTTGGGCCACGAAAAATGGTACGCAGCCTTCAAGACTCGCATTGCCAAAGTCGAGCGGGACTACGCGCTCTGATAGCGCTCGCCCACGCGCTGACCTAGCCCCATGACTGACCCCGCAGGCGCAGCCGCTTCGTCCCGCCCCTCTCTGCAGGTGGTGGCGGGCCGCTACCAGGTGCTGCGCAAAATCGGCAGCGGCGGCATGGGCGCGGTGTATCTGGCCAAGCAGATCGGTGTGGGCAACCAGGTCGCCCTCAAGTTCTTGCCGGCGCACCTGTCCGACGATGCCCAACTGCGCCGCCGCTTTGAGCGCGAAGCGGCCCTCAGCCTGGAGGTGCGCCACCCCGGCGCAGCCCAATTGCTGGACTCGGGTGTGGACAGCGACGGGCAGCTGTATCTGGCCTTTGAGTATGTGGAGGGTGAAGACCTCTCGGCCTTGCTGGACCGCGAAGGCGCGCTGTCGTTTGAAGACGCTACTGCCTTGACCTGCAAGGTGGCCGAAGTGCTGGCCTTTGCTCATGCCAAGGGCGTGGTGCATCGCGACATCAAGCCCGAGAACATCCGGGTGCGGCGCGACCTGGCGGGTCTGCATGTGAAGGTGCTGGATTTCGGCATTGCGAGGCTGGTGGACGAGGTGGGCACCAAGCTCACCATCGAGGGCGGTGTGGCTGGCACCCCGCGCTACATGGCGCCGGAGCAGATCGCGGCCGGCACCATCGATGCGCGCACCGACATTTATGCCCTGGGGCTGGTGCTGTTTGAGGCAGTCACCGGGCGCGAAGCTTTCACCCGCGAGACTACTTCGCAACTCATGTGGGCACAACTCAACGACCCGGTGCCCGCCGTGGTGGAGGTGCAGCCCCTGCGCGACTACCCCGAGCTGGACGCCGTGATCGCGCAGGCCTGTGCCAAAGAGCCTTCAGAACGCTTTGCAAGTGCGCAAGCCTTGGTGGAAGCACTCAAAGCCCTGCAAGTGCCGCAGTGGTGGGGTGTGCCTGTGCCGGTGGTGCGGCGCGCCCGCGCCAACCCAACGCTGTCGGGTGGCCTGAACGGCGGCACACCCGGAGGTGCCTCGCAGCGCGACCCGGTACAACTGCCCCGGCCCGGCCGCAAAACCTTTTTGCAAATCCGTGCCAGCGCATGGGTTGCCATGGCGGTGGGAGGGCTGGCGCTTGCGTTGGCGGGGGCTGCCTTGTGGGTGGCTCTGGACCAGCGCAAATCTGCAATGCCTGCCAAAGGGCAGCGCCTGCCGGATGGCAGCATGGCCCTGCCACCCGGACTGGCCGCCAGCACGCCCACCGTGACCCGGCCGGTTCCAGAGCCGCCGGATGCAGTGCCTGCAGCCACCCGGCCCGTCGTGCCCGCCAAGGGCGGTGCCTCGGCCCCGCCGGCCCCGGCTGCCCCGCCTGTGACCTTGCAGATGCCCGCACAGCCTGCAACCCCGGCCTCTGGCAAGGGGGCCGCTGTGCTGCCCGCCAAGCCTGCTACCGCAGCAGCGGCAGAAGGCGAGGTGCCCGAATGTTCCCAGCTCGCCATCTACGACACGCCCATGACGCGCATGCCGGTACCCGAGCTGGAGCGGCGCGCGGCAGCCATGAAATACATGTCGCCGTCCATGATGGCCAACCAGCTCAAGACGCTCAAAGCCACGGTGGAAACCTTTCACCCCGACCAGCGTGAGTGCACCTACCGCGCCATGTTGATCCGTGTGGTGCTGAATGAAAAAGTGGTGCTCGCCTCCAGCCCGACTTTGTGGGGCCACAGTCGCGATGTGCCCGAGTTGGAGCGCCTGTTTCTGGAACAGCCCTTGCGCAACGATTGGACTGCCGCTCAGCGTAAGGACGTGCTGCGGCAGGTGGAAACCATCTTCATCGCCAATCTGCAAAAAGATGCGCCGGGCGACGATGTGTACTGGCGCCGCATGTATTACGGCATCTTGGTGGCGTGCGAACTCACCGATGAAGCCCGCGCCAAGGTGGGCGCCCCACGCATTGGCGAGAACAACTGCCTGAAGATCAAGCCTGCGGGGACTTGAGTTCTGCCGGTATGAGGCGAAATATGCCTCTGGCGCCCGTGGAATGTGCGCTAGCAGCTATCAAAAAAATAGCGGACTGCGTTGCCGCAGTCCGCTAGCTCAGGCTCCCTTGGAACCGTTGACTATCAGGTACCGATCACGCCGCCGTCGGCCTTGCGGATCACTACGGTGGCAGAGCGTGGGCGTCCGTTGGCCTTTTTCTCGGGCCAGTTAGACACGGCGCGCGGGTTCTTGGGGTCGCTCACTTCGTTGGCAGGCTCACCGGGGTGCTGGATGTTGACGAACATGGTCTTGCCGTCCGGTGTGCCGGTAGCGCCGGTGATTTCGCAACCGGCAGGTCCCACCAGGAAGCGGCGGGCTTCGCCAGTGCGCACGTCGGCGGCCAGCATCATGTTGTTGCCGAAGTTCTTCAAGTCACCCTTGCCCATGGCGGAGGTGGACATATCGCACTGGATCCACAGCACGCCGCGGCCATCGACCCACAAACCATCCGGGCAGGAGAACATGTCGCCCTTGATGTTGCCCTTGGCATCGGCGCGTTCCAGGGATGGGTCGCCTGCCATGATGAAGTGGTTCCAGGCGAACGTGGTGCCAGCGAAGTCGCCGTCTTCCTTCCAGCGGATGATGTTGCCTTGGGTGTTGTTCACGCGGGGGTTGGCAGCATCGACGCCGGGTTGCTTGTCAGCACCGCGGTTGCTGTTGTTGGTCAGAGTGGTGTAGACCCAGCCTTGCTTGTCCACAGCGATCCATTCGGGGCGGTCCATCTTGGTAGCGCCCAAAAGGTCGCTGGCTTGGCGCGCCTTGATCAGCACTTCGCCCTGGTCGGCAAAGCCGTTGGCAGCTGTCAACGGGCCTTGGCCGTGGGTCAAAGCAATCCACTGGCCCTTGCCGTCTGCATTGAACTTGGCCACGTACAAGGTGCCGTGGTCGAGCAGGGTGGCGTTGGCAGCAGCGCCGCCGGGTTTGATGGCGTCGCGGCTGACGAACTTGTAGATGTACTCAAAGCGGGAGTCTTCACCCATGTACACCACAGCACGGTTGTCCTTGGTGACAGCTACGGTGGCGCCTTCGTGGGCTGCGCGGCCCATAGCAGTGCGCTTCATGGGGGTGGAGCTGGGGTTGTAGGGGTCGATTTCCACGATCCAGCCGAAGCGGTTGGGTTCGTTGGGAGTCTTGGTGGCATCAAAGCGGGCGTCGTGCTGGTGCCAGTTGTAGCCGCCGCCACCTTTCTTCAGACCCCAGCGCTTGTCGTGTTCAGTGAGGCTGTCGCCGCCGCTGAAATAGTTGATGAAGTTTTCTTCCGAGGTGAGGTAAGTGCCCCAAGGCGTGATGCCGCTGGCGCAGTTGTTGATGGTGCCCAGCACCACACGACCGGAGGGGTCTGCCGCTGTCTTGAGCATGGCGTGACCGGCTGCAGGGCCGCTGAGTTCCATGCGGGTGTTGGCGGTGATACGGCGTGCCCAGGGAGAGGGCTTGACCACTTCCCACTTGCCGCCTTTTTCTTCCACTTCAAAAATCGACACGCCATGGGCGGCCTGGGACTTGCGCACTTTTTCCAGGTTCCAGTTGTCGGTGCCGTCGGTGAACAGCAGGCCGTGATCCACATACTCGTGGTTCATGGCCAGCAGGCCGCTCTTGGAGCCTTCCTGTGCGAAGTAATGGATACCGTCGTGGTTCATGCCGAACTGGGTTTCCTGATGGGCAGCGGTATTGCTGGCATCGTCCTTGAACGCAGTGTTTTCGCCGGACATACCCACGGGGTCACCCCAGGGCGCAATCACTTGCACGGTGTAGCCTTCAGGAACGGAGACGGTGTCGGCGGTAGACACAGCCACGCTCTTGAAGCCGAGCAACGCACCGCCGGCCATGCCGGTAGTCGCGCATCCGGTCAGTGCTGCAGCACCGCCGATGGCGCTCAAAGGCGCGAAGAAGCTGCCTGCCAAAGCGCCCAAACCACCGCGCAGGATGGTGCGGCGTGCGGGGTCAGACACTTCGTGAATGCTGGGGTTGGAAGAGCGGTTGCTGTCTTCCATCAAGGAAAAATCTTTTGCCATGGTGCTTGCTCAGTAAATGGAGAAAACGGCTCTGCCGGGCGGCAGGTTGCAGGCAGGTTTGTATCTGTTGGATGTGACAGTAGAGTGACAAACCCTTGACCGGCAACGTTGGCAGGAATCCGGTAATCTGCCTTCACCCTTGAAGGAGACCTTGATGAAAACAGTCTTGTTGGTTCTGGCCCTGAGCCTTGCTGCCCCGTTGTATGCCGCCGATACCCCGACCATCACAGCGCCCACCGTGAGCGAGCGCATGGCCACGGCCCGGGAAGCCATTGCCCGCAAAGGCTGGAGCCGAGCGCAATACGACCTGAAGCTGGTGCTGCGCGATGAGCCGGGCAATGCTGATGCCCACAATCTTCTGGCCTATACTTTCCGCAAGCAAGACAAGCCTGATCTTGCGCAAGCGTTTGAGCACTACAAGACGGCTCTCAAGCTCAATCCCCAGCACAAAGGGGCGCACGAGTACATCGGTGAGGCGTATCTCATGGACCGCAAGCCCGAGCTGGCGGAGCAGCATCTGGCGAGTTTGGAAAAAATCTGCGGCAACCGCCAGTGCGAGGAATACCAGGACCTTTCCAAGGCCTTGGCCGCTTACCGCAATGCCAACCCCTGATCGGGCAGGCTGAGGGTCGCGCTCATGCGCCTGGGTTGACCGCAGCCGGATGCATCTGGCCGGGCTTGTCGTCCATATAGCCCTTGCCGTCCTTCACGCCTTTTTTGCCAAGGCGCTGCCAGGCGGTTTGCTGGTCCACCAGCTTGGCCAGGTATTCCAGCTCTTCGTCGGTGTGGTTGATGGCCTTGGCAGGGGTGAGCAAACGTCCGTCTTTGGGCTGCACTTCGCCCCAGAAAGCCTGGTGGTAGTCCGAGCGGCTGACCAGCCGGTCCCGCCCCGCAGCCATGTCTACGGTGCCGTAGCAATTGCAAAAATAGCTGCGGTTGTCCTGGTCGGCAAACACTTCGGTGTACACGCCGGTGCCACGGATACCCGCAGTGACAGTAGGGGTCACGATGCTGCGCGCATTCCCTCTGCCCCACACGCTGATCACAGCACCCGTGAGCAGGCGCAACATGCCCACCGTACTCAAAGTGGCTCCGCGTTCCACGGTGAGTGTGCTGTTCTGGCGCACATGGAAGGAGGAGTTGCCGATCACAAAAATCAGGTTCGATGCGGGCCCTGTGGTGATCTGGTCACCACTCTGGATCGCTTGCTCCGGCCGCAGACGACTGCCATTGAGCAAGGCGTCGCCCACCAGTTGGACGATGTTGCTGCGGCTTTGCGCGTGGGCTGCCGCAGCGCCCCCCATGGCAGTCCAAGCGGCAGCTGCCTGCAGAAAGCTGCGGCGCTGGAACCAGGTGACTTCCGCATCACTGCGGCCTTGGAGGGTGTGCTGTGTCATGGTGTTTCCTCTGTGGGCGTGTCAAAACAGTCCCGGTAAGTGAAATAGAACGACGTGAAAAACATGGCGGCCATGGCCAGACCCACCGGGAAAAGGATGGCGTTGATCAATTCCACATTACCCAGCAAACTGACCACGATGGCAACCCCGGTGGCTACGCCAAGGAAAGCGGCCATCCATACCATGCCAAACACGGTGAAGGCCCAGAAGTTGCGCAGGCAGGCTACTGCGCTAAAGAACAGGCTCTTGACCGGGCTGATGCCATGCCAGTGCACGAGTGCGGGGGCATGCCAGAACAGCAGTGAGAGCGGCAGGTAGAGCACCATGGCCACCAGCGCCGCGGTCTGGAAGTCACCTTGCAGCACCACCTCAGGGGTGAGCTCGCCGCCCAGCAAATACACACGGGCGAACTGGCCGCCGTCAATCGTGGCAGAGATGCCCATGAGCAAAATGAAGCCCACCGCATAAAGCACACCGAGCACTACCATGGACTGCAGTCGTTCTTTGCCCGCTCGGAAACCCGCAATGAGCACTTGCGGCATGGGGAACTGGCCTTTGTCTGCAATCTCTGTCGCGGCCATCAGGCCCAGAGTG
Encoded here:
- a CDS encoding serine/threonine protein kinase, which produces MTDPAGAAASSRPSLQVVAGRYQVLRKIGSGGMGAVYLAKQIGVGNQVALKFLPAHLSDDAQLRRRFEREAALSLEVRHPGAAQLLDSGVDSDGQLYLAFEYVEGEDLSALLDREGALSFEDATALTCKVAEVLAFAHAKGVVHRDIKPENIRVRRDLAGLHVKVLDFGIARLVDEVGTKLTIEGGVAGTPRYMAPEQIAAGTIDARTDIYALGLVLFEAVTGREAFTRETTSQLMWAQLNDPVPAVVEVQPLRDYPELDAVIAQACAKEPSERFASAQALVEALKALQVPQWWGVPVPVVRRARANPTLSGGLNGGTPGGASQRDPVQLPRPGRKTFLQIRASAWVAMAVGGLALALAGAALWVALDQRKSAMPAKGQRLPDGSMALPPGLAASTPTVTRPVPEPPDAVPAATRPVVPAKGGASAPPAPAAPPVTLQMPAQPATPASGKGAAVLPAKPATAAAAEGEVPECSQLAIYDTPMTRMPVPELERRAAAMKYMSPSMMANQLKTLKATVETFHPDQRECTYRAMLIRVVLNEKVVLASSPTLWGHSRDVPELERLFLEQPLRNDWTAAQRKDVLRQVETIFIANLQKDAPGDDVYWRRMYYGILVACELTDEARAKVGAPRIGENNCLKIKPAGT
- a CDS encoding PhoX family protein, which gives rise to MAKDFSLMEDSNRSSNPSIHEVSDPARRTILRGGLGALAGSFFAPLSAIGGAAALTGCATTGMAGGALLGFKSVAVSTADTVSVPEGYTVQVIAPWGDPVGMSGENTAFKDDASNTAAHQETQFGMNHDGIHYFAQEGSKSGLLAMNHEYVDHGLLFTDGTDNWNLEKVRKSQAAHGVSIFEVEEKGGKWEVVKPSPWARRITANTRMELSGPAAGHAMLKTAADPSGRVVLGTINNCASGITPWGTYLTSEENFINYFSGGDSLTEHDKRWGLKKGGGGYNWHQHDARFDATKTPNEPNRFGWIVEIDPYNPSSTPMKRTAMGRAAHEGATVAVTKDNRAVVYMGEDSRFEYIYKFVSRDAIKPGGAAANATLLDHGTLYVAKFNADGKGQWIALTHGQGPLTAANGFADQGEVLIKARQASDLLGATKMDRPEWIAVDKQGWVYTTLTNNSNRGADKQPGVDAANPRVNNTQGNIIRWKEDGDFAGTTFAWNHFIMAGDPSLERADAKGNIKGDMFSCPDGLWVDGRGVLWIQCDMSTSAMGKGDLKNFGNNMMLAADVRTGEARRFLVGPAGCEITGATGTPDGKTMFVNIQHPGEPANEVSDPKNPRAVSNWPEKKANGRPRSATVVIRKADGGVIGT
- a CDS encoding tetratricopeptide repeat protein, translating into MKTVLLVLALSLAAPLYAADTPTITAPTVSERMATAREAIARKGWSRAQYDLKLVLRDEPGNADAHNLLAYTFRKQDKPDLAQAFEHYKTALKLNPQHKGAHEYIGEAYLMDRKPELAEQHLASLEKICGNRQCEEYQDLSKALAAYRNANP
- a CDS encoding iron dicitrate transport regulator FecR; its protein translation is MTQHTLQGRSDAEVTWFQRRSFLQAAAAWTAMGGAAAAHAQSRSNIVQLVGDALLNGSRLRPEQAIQSGDQITTGPASNLIFVIGNSSFHVRQNSTLTVERGATLSTVGMLRLLTGAVISVWGRGNARSIVTPTVTAGIRGTGVYTEVFADQDNRSYFCNCYGTVDMAAGRDRLVSRSDYHQAFWGEVQPKDGRLLTPAKAINHTDEELEYLAKLVDQQTAWQRLGKKGVKDGKGYMDDKPGQMHPAAVNPGA
- a CDS encoding BPSS1780 family membrane protein → MKLQIVPARQGVVWFQQGVRTFMKQPLAFTGLFFMFMAAISLLSLLPVIGTPIALALLPAATLGLMAATEIADKGQFPMPQVLIAGFRAGKERLQSMVVLGVLYAVGFILLMGISATIDGGQFARVYLLGGELTPEVVLQGDFQTAALVAMVLYLPLSLLFWHAPALVHWHGISPVKSLFFSAVACLRNFWAFTVFGMVWMAAFLGVATGVAIVVSLLGNVELINAILFPVGLAMAAMFFTSFYFTYRDCFDTPTEETP